A single region of the Nicotiana sylvestris chromosome 6, ASM39365v2, whole genome shotgun sequence genome encodes:
- the LOC138871088 gene encoding uncharacterized protein — protein sequence MAPKKRARFGLGANVTPSVAMNHVPDAVGESESPVLNLPGPFIPDPSIPVPAAIEGATIPPADIPDPDAVPAFGPGVSDGDLRGAIHMLTQLVAAQAQRSHDAPTSSSRQGDSASSRVNQFLRLAPPEFTGTDPEADPQDFLDEMYKTLIVMKAIETEGVELASYRLRGAAYSWFEMWEDSRGEERPPARWDEFVDAFMDHFLPAETMAARATEYEVLKQGSMSVWEYHMEFVRLSKYAPQLVSTMGDRVRRFVQGLSPLVVNEAATAALHSDMNYGKILGFAQATEARKLKIRAERESNSTARSVGHSGRPVQRRGPSGSSQSYAQSSASAPPSVHSYQQSSHLRPGSDSRRPHQSGRPGGGSQQQGGALCPKYGRFHTEACYLDIPVCYRCGVRGHIQRDCHAPSQGTGRGFAPPSGSSAATSFARPPAPAGHGAIRGGARGRSGPSRFYALSGRQSAEASPDVVTGILSVHSIDCYALIDPGSSLSYVTPFIASSFGVEPEQLHEPFSVSTPVGDSITAAQVYRNCVVTVCGRATTTDLIELGMVDFDVIMGMD from the coding sequence atggcacctaagaagagagCTAGATTCGGCCTCGGGGCCAATGTCACCCCAAGTGTGGCTATGAATCATGTACCTGATGCCGTGGGTGAGAGTGAATCCCCGGTCTTGAATCTGCCTGGCCCATTTATTCCAGATCCAAGTATTCCTGTTCCAGCTGCGATAGAGGGTGCTACCATCCCTCCTGCTGATATTCCAGATCCTGATGCAGTTCCAGCTTTCGGTCCCGGGGTTTCTGATGGGGACCTTAGAGGAGCCATCCATATGTTGACCCAGTTAGTGGCCGCTCAGGCCCAGAGATCCCATGATGCCCCTACGTCCTCCAGCAGACAGGGAGATTCCGCCAGCTCCAGAGTCAACCAGTTTCTGCGGTTGGCCCCTCCCGAGTTCACAGGCACTGACCCAGAGGCCGATCCGCAGgatttccttgatgaaatgtataAGACCCTTATAGTTATGAAGGCTATAGAGACGGAGGGGGTTGAGTTGGCTTCATACAGGTTGAGGGGAGCAGCGTATTCTTGGTTCGAGATGTGGGAGGATTCCCGTGGGGAGGAAAGACCTCCAGCTAGATGGGATGAGTTTGTAGATGCATTCATGGACCACTTCTTGCCTGCCGAGACAATGGCGGCCCGTGCCACTGAGTATGAGGTCCTCAAGCAGGGTAGtatgagtgtttgggagtaccacatggagtttgtgaGATTGTCCAAGTATGCTCCCCAGTTAGTGTCGACCATGGGTGATCGAGTTCGGCGATTTGTTCAGGGTCTTAGTCCCTTGGTGGTGAACGAGGCTGCTACAGCGGCCTTACACtcagatatgaattatgggaagattttGGGATTCGCTCAGGCCACAGAGGCTAGGAAGTTGAAAATACGAGCAGAAAGGGAGAGTAACAGCACGGCCCGATCAGTGGGTCACTCAGGGAGACCTGTTCAGAGAAGGGGGCCATCAGGGTCATCCCAGTCATATGCTCAGTCCTCAGCGAGTGCACCGCCATCTGTGCACAGTTATCAGCAGAGCAGTCACTTGAGACCAGGTTCAGATAGTAGGAGACCCCATCAGTCTGGTCGTCCAGGAGGGGGATCACAGCAGCAGGGGGGAGCTCTATGCCCCAAGTATGGGAGATTCCATACGGaggcttgttatttggatatccCAGTGTGTTATAGATGCGGGGTGAGAGGTCATATCCAGCGGGACTGTCATGCGCCCAGTCAGGGCACGGGTAGGGGATTTGCTCCGCCATCCGGTTCTTCAGCTGCTACATCATTCGCGCGCCCTCCAGCTCCAGCAGGGCATGGTGCAATTAGGGGTGGAGCTCGTGGTAGAAGTGGACCTAGTCGATTTTATGCTTTGAGTGGTCGCCAGAGtgcagaggcttctccagatgttgtcaCAGGTATCTTGTCTGTTCACTCCATTGATTgttatgctcttattgatccGGGGTCCTCTTTGTCTTATGTCACCCCATTCATTGCTTCAAGTTTTGGGGTAGAACCCGAACAGCTTCATGAGCCGTTCTCTGTATCAACTCCGGTTGGTGATTCTATCACAGCCGCGCAAGTTTATAGGAATTGTGTTGTCACGGTATGTGGTCGTGCTACCACGACCGATCTTATTGAGCTTggaatggtggattttgatgtgattatgggaatggactag